One window of Nocardia nova SH22a genomic DNA carries:
- a CDS encoding thiolase family protein, giving the protein MSATEAAIAGLGMTEMGKIYGRSCEDFATEAVRLATADAGLHLSDLDGLLINPGLAGGIDLRLAKRLGLRELTLLSVVQAYGSSAAAMVGYASMAVRHGLARTVACVFADAPLKPGRGSAAAYSGRRSPTGFDGLGVAAGFRDVNTSYAVAARRHMQTYGTTSEQLGAIAVAQRAWAAMNPLAQMRTPITLADHQQSRWIAEPLHLLDCCLVSNGAAAVVVTSAERAADAPQPAVHLLGFAQSHPGYPESAESTLGLVSGAAAAGPAALRMAGVGVSDIDIAEIYDCYTFTVLLTLEDYGFCEKGEGGPFVGGGALAPGGSLAVNTGGGQLSSYYMWGMTPLSEAVIQARGAAGERQAPRNDLIMVSGNGGVLDHHSTLVLSPFGRQ; this is encoded by the coding sequence ATGAGTGCCACCGAGGCTGCGATCGCCGGACTGGGCATGACCGAGATGGGGAAAATCTACGGACGCTCCTGCGAGGACTTCGCGACCGAGGCGGTGCGCCTCGCCACGGCGGACGCGGGATTGCACCTGTCCGATCTCGATGGGCTACTGATCAATCCGGGACTCGCGGGCGGTATCGACTTGCGCCTGGCGAAGCGACTGGGGCTTCGTGAGCTGACTCTGCTCTCGGTTGTCCAGGCTTATGGCTCATCGGCCGCGGCCATGGTCGGCTACGCGAGTATGGCCGTCCGCCACGGACTCGCACGGACCGTGGCGTGCGTATTCGCCGACGCTCCATTGAAACCCGGTCGTGGTAGCGCTGCGGCCTACTCCGGGCGTCGGTCGCCGACCGGCTTCGACGGGCTCGGTGTAGCAGCCGGTTTCCGCGACGTGAACACCTCGTACGCCGTCGCGGCCCGCCGTCACATGCAGACCTACGGAACGACCTCCGAACAACTCGGCGCCATCGCCGTAGCGCAACGCGCTTGGGCGGCAATGAATCCCCTGGCGCAGATGCGCACGCCGATCACCCTCGCCGATCACCAGCAGTCCCGTTGGATCGCCGAACCGCTGCACCTGCTGGACTGCTGTCTGGTGAGCAACGGGGCGGCGGCCGTTGTCGTCACCTCGGCCGAGCGCGCGGCCGACGCACCTCAGCCAGCGGTCCATCTGCTCGGGTTCGCGCAGTCCCACCCCGGCTACCCGGAGTCGGCGGAAAGCACTCTCGGCTTGGTCAGCGGCGCGGCGGCGGCCGGTCCTGCCGCGTTGCGGATGGCCGGAGTCGGCGTCTCCGACATCGACATCGCCGAGATCTACGACTGTTACACCTTCACGGTGCTCCTCACCTTGGAGGACTACGGCTTCTGTGAGAAGGGCGAGGGCGGTCCGTTCGTGGGGGGCGGAGCGCTCGCACCGGGAGGATCACTCGCGGTGAATACCGGTGGCGGGCAACTGTCGTCGTACTACATGTGGGGTATGACGCCGCTGTCCGAAGCGGTCATCCAGGCTCGGGGCGCCGCCGGCGAGCGACAGGCGCCGCGCAACGACCTGATCATGGTCAGCGGGAACGGCGGTGTCCTGGACCATCATTCGACTCTGGTCCTCAGCCCCTTCGGGCGGCAGTGA
- a CDS encoding flavin-containing monooxygenase, with the protein MCRYYYVNLSLGLMALLAEDGLAMTPTEATLTDARGRGPGESAEPPTRPAASPERAVLREVDHDIVVVGAGFSGIGLGIQLKKAGMHDFVIIDAADGVGGVWRHNVYPGIAVDIPSTTYSYSFEPNPDWSKLFAPGAELRAYAEHCAEKYGLAAHLRLRTKVVSAEFDEIDSVWLVHTDAGTVTARFLVAAVGPLDNVRYPDIPGIGDFAGTMVHTARWDDSVRFDGKRVGVIGTGASALQVVPEIAPRTAHLDVFQRTPIWVIPKPNSSVPPVARALFRAFPPAQRALRLVTDAVAEFIMTAGAVYHTRLPFLVRSVERTCLRHLERQVDDPDTRRRLTPHYAFGCKRPSFSSTYLRTYNLAQVDLVTDRIDRITEQGIVTVHVDPDTGDRTESLHELDVLVLATGFSTLQAGAMPAFPVHGLGGVELGAYWEANRYQNYQGISTPLAPNFWLMNGPWSVAGSSWFSVIESGSRHIVRTLGEIRRRGAYRAAVKQTAHDRYMSSMYKKVRHTVFSQPSCATANSYYFDRHGDAPFVRPVSGPALWWASKTFDLDDYDYRIAPVGLYRSPLR; encoded by the coding sequence ATGTGTAGGTACTACTATGTAAATTTATCACTCGGTCTGATGGCCCTGCTAGCAGAGGATGGATTGGCAATGACGCCGACTGAAGCGACACTCACAGATGCGCGAGGTAGGGGTCCGGGTGAGTCGGCCGAGCCGCCCACTCGTCCCGCCGCGTCGCCCGAACGCGCCGTGCTGCGTGAGGTCGATCACGACATCGTCGTGGTGGGTGCCGGTTTCTCCGGAATCGGTCTCGGCATCCAGTTGAAGAAGGCCGGCATGCACGACTTCGTCATCATCGACGCGGCGGACGGGGTCGGCGGCGTCTGGCGCCACAACGTGTATCCAGGCATCGCGGTGGATATCCCATCCACCACCTATTCCTACTCGTTCGAGCCGAATCCCGACTGGTCCAAGCTGTTCGCGCCCGGGGCCGAATTGCGCGCCTATGCCGAACACTGCGCCGAAAAGTACGGTCTCGCAGCTCATCTGCGGTTGCGCACCAAGGTGGTTTCGGCGGAGTTCGACGAGATCGACAGTGTCTGGCTGGTACACACCGATGCGGGCACCGTCACCGCGCGGTTCCTCGTGGCCGCGGTGGGCCCGTTGGACAACGTTCGCTACCCGGATATCCCCGGCATCGGAGATTTCGCCGGGACCATGGTGCACACGGCGCGTTGGGATGATTCGGTGCGGTTCGACGGCAAGCGGGTGGGGGTGATCGGCACCGGAGCCTCGGCGCTGCAGGTCGTTCCCGAAATCGCCCCTCGCACGGCGCATCTGGATGTCTTCCAGCGCACCCCGATCTGGGTCATTCCCAAGCCGAACTCCTCGGTGCCGCCCGTCGCGCGGGCGCTGTTCCGCGCGTTCCCGCCCGCGCAACGAGCGTTGCGACTGGTCACCGACGCCGTCGCCGAGTTCATCATGACGGCGGGCGCGGTATACCACACCCGCCTGCCCTTCCTCGTCCGCTCTGTCGAACGAACCTGCTTACGGCACCTGGAACGGCAGGTGGACGACCCGGATACTCGCCGGCGCCTGACTCCGCACTACGCGTTCGGCTGTAAGCGGCCGTCGTTTTCGAGCACCTATCTGCGGACCTACAACCTGGCGCAGGTGGATCTCGTTACCGATCGCATCGACCGCATCACCGAACAGGGAATCGTGACCGTGCACGTCGATCCCGATACGGGGGATCGGACGGAATCCCTGCACGAACTGGATGTTCTCGTGCTGGCAACCGGGTTCAGCACACTGCAGGCCGGTGCCATGCCCGCCTTCCCGGTACACGGGCTCGGTGGGGTGGAACTCGGCGCCTACTGGGAAGCGAACCGCTACCAGAACTACCAGGGCATCTCGACCCCGCTGGCGCCGAACTTCTGGCTGATGAACGGTCCGTGGTCGGTCGCCGGCAGTTCGTGGTTCAGTGTGATCGAGTCGGGTAGCCGTCACATCGTGCGGACGCTGGGTGAGATTCGCCGCCGTGGCGCCTACCGGGCTGCCGTCAAGCAAACGGCACACGATCGGTACATGAGCAGTATGTACAAGAAGGTGCGGCACACGGTCTTCTCGCAGCCCAGCTGCGCGACGGCCAACAGTTACTACTTCGACCGCCACGGGGACGCGCCGTTCGTGCGCCCGGTCTCCGGACCCGCCCTGTGGTGGGCGAGCAAGACGTTCGATCTCGACGACTACGACTATCGGATCGCCCCCGTGGGTCTGTATCGATCACCGCTGCGGTGA
- a CDS encoding TetR/AcrR family transcriptional regulator, with the protein MSPEPAVSQQLPRGRPRDPAFEERVFEAAVSLYAHGGLDSLSMGAIARRARVGKASLYMRWPDKVELLRDALEARIVLDTDLDTGDFRADLRRLAGQMLDMLATEAGLAFMRRIVDATARPDVPLRPEGGNPIVLAARQLVHNAVDRGDLPEDASPTVVMDMLFGAAMMHASVTPPLLRSQERAGRERYLDQLTESVIAGASRRAASVTESDPDARIG; encoded by the coding sequence ATGTCGCCCGAACCCGCTGTGTCCCAACAGCTACCGCGTGGGCGGCCGCGCGATCCTGCCTTCGAGGAACGCGTGTTCGAGGCGGCGGTGTCGCTGTACGCGCACGGCGGCCTGGACAGTCTCAGCATGGGGGCGATCGCCCGGCGAGCGCGCGTGGGCAAGGCGTCGCTGTACATGCGCTGGCCCGACAAGGTCGAGCTGCTTCGCGATGCCTTGGAAGCCAGGATCGTCTTGGACACCGATCTCGACACCGGTGACTTTCGTGCCGACCTGCGCCGCCTCGCCGGTCAGATGCTGGACATGCTCGCCACCGAGGCCGGGTTGGCGTTCATGCGCCGAATCGTGGATGCCACCGCACGCCCGGACGTGCCGTTGCGCCCGGAAGGCGGCAACCCGATCGTCCTGGCCGCGAGGCAACTCGTGCACAACGCCGTGGACCGTGGTGATCTGCCCGAAGATGCCAGTCCCACAGTCGTGATGGACATGCTCTTCGGCGCCGCCATGATGCATGCTTCGGTGACCCCGCCGTTGCTGCGCTCCCAGGAGCGAGCGGGCCGTGAGCGTTATCTCGACCAGCTGACGGAATCTGTCATCGCCGGCGCGTCACGCCGAGCGGCGAGCGTGACCGAATCCGACCCGGATGCTCGCATCGGGTGA
- a CDS encoding enoyl-CoA hydratase-related protein, whose translation MAAVLVESHDHVLVVTINRPTAMNSVDAGVSAGVGEALELAENSQDVRAVVITGAGDRSFCAGADLKAVAAGTPITAPGRPEWGFAGYVRHPISKPTIAAVNGFALGGGTEIVLASDLAVCADTATLGLPEVARGLFAAAGGAFRLPAQIPRKVALELILTGDPSTAARAERLGLVNRVVAADQVLGTAIELADRIGRNAPLAVRAAKRVALGITSGQQPEEDTRWALSQAEMHRLRGTRDLVEGARAFAEKRQPRWEAR comes from the coding sequence GTGGCTGCCGTTCTCGTCGAGTCACACGACCACGTCCTGGTTGTGACGATCAACCGGCCGACGGCGATGAACTCCGTCGATGCCGGGGTGAGTGCCGGTGTGGGCGAAGCGCTCGAACTCGCCGAGAACTCGCAGGACGTCCGTGCCGTGGTGATCACCGGCGCTGGAGACCGTTCTTTCTGCGCCGGAGCGGATCTGAAAGCCGTGGCGGCAGGCACACCGATCACCGCGCCCGGTCGGCCCGAGTGGGGGTTCGCGGGCTATGTCCGCCACCCCATCAGCAAGCCGACGATTGCCGCCGTCAACGGTTTCGCGCTCGGCGGCGGTACGGAGATCGTGCTGGCAAGCGACTTGGCGGTGTGCGCCGACACCGCGACCCTCGGCCTGCCCGAGGTCGCTCGCGGACTCTTCGCCGCCGCCGGGGGCGCGTTCCGGTTGCCGGCGCAGATTCCCCGCAAAGTGGCCCTCGAACTGATCCTGACCGGTGATCCGTCGACCGCCGCCCGCGCCGAACGATTGGGATTGGTCAATCGGGTGGTCGCCGCCGATCAGGTTCTCGGCACCGCGATCGAACTCGCCGACCGGATCGGCCGCAACGCTCCCCTGGCGGTGCGGGCAGCCAAGCGGGTTGCCCTCGGCATCACGTCCGGACAGCAACCGGAAGAGGACACTCGGTGGGCTCTCAGCCAGGCGGAAATGCACAGGTTGCGGGGCACCCGCGATCTGGTCGAGGGGGCGCGAGCGTTCGCCGAGAAGAGACAGCCACGGTGGGAGGCACGATGA
- a CDS encoding IclR family transcriptional regulator: MDVLSRAFSILEILSESPRRLSVREISEATGIPRSSVHRIMRELAGARYVVAAESGGYRLGPGMLTVALNCRHQLVGPMRPLVAGLSQAVNENVDLAVFDGRDVVVVDQVASPQRMRAVTRIGRPFSLHASCIGNILLAQMSDCDIRMLVSGRLEEFTPNTVRDIDALLAKIAIVRTTGIAFDHEEHDPGISAVATAVRGPGDAVQALSVVAPTGRFRRSHATFVEELRSVRSRS; the protein is encoded by the coding sequence ATGGATGTGCTTTCGCGTGCATTTTCGATACTGGAGATCTTGTCCGAATCTCCGCGACGCCTGTCTGTTCGTGAAATTTCGGAGGCAACCGGGATACCGCGCTCCTCGGTTCATCGAATCATGCGAGAACTGGCCGGGGCGCGGTACGTCGTAGCGGCCGAATCGGGCGGTTATCGTTTGGGGCCGGGCATGCTGACGGTGGCCCTGAACTGCAGGCATCAACTGGTCGGTCCGATGCGTCCGCTGGTGGCCGGGTTGTCGCAGGCCGTCAACGAGAACGTGGACCTCGCTGTCTTCGATGGCCGTGACGTCGTCGTCGTCGACCAGGTGGCCTCGCCGCAGCGGATGCGGGCGGTCACCCGAATAGGGCGGCCCTTCTCGCTGCATGCCAGTTGTATCGGAAATATTCTGCTCGCTCAGATGTCGGATTGCGATATACGGATGCTGGTTTCGGGACGGCTCGAGGAATTTACGCCCAATACGGTCAGAGATATCGATGCGCTGCTCGCCAAGATAGCGATCGTTCGGACCACCGGAATTGCTTTCGATCACGAAGAACATGATCCGGGAATCAGTGCGGTCGCCACCGCCGTCCGAGGTCCGGGCGACGCTGTCCAAGCATTGTCGGTCGTCGCGCCGACCGGTAGATTCCGCCGGTCGCATGCGACGTTCGTCGAAGAATTGCGGAGCGTACGTTCGCGATCGTGA
- a CDS encoding Zn-ribbon domain-containing OB-fold protein, translated as MAIHITRDAASTEFYDGTAEEMLLLRRCRTCGRISAPMVTQCPTCESTDLDWSPAAGSATLVSWAVRHPADGGDPVVAGLVELTEGPWLRARIADCPSDLLTAGLALTVQFEHPAPDQLHETAGETVPVFTPADK; from the coding sequence ATGGCAATTCACATCACCCGCGACGCGGCATCCACGGAATTCTACGACGGCACAGCCGAAGAGATGTTGCTGTTGCGGCGGTGCCGTACCTGCGGACGGATCTCCGCCCCCATGGTCACCCAGTGCCCCACCTGCGAATCGACCGATCTCGACTGGTCCCCCGCCGCCGGATCCGCGACCTTGGTCAGCTGGGCCGTTCGCCATCCCGCGGACGGCGGCGATCCGGTGGTCGCCGGTCTGGTGGAACTGACCGAAGGGCCGTGGTTGCGAGCCCGGATCGCGGACTGCCCATCGGATCTACTCACCGCGGGGCTCGCACTCACCGTGCAGTTCGAGCATCCGGCACCGGACCAACTCCACGAGACGGCCGGCGAGACGGTGCCGGTTTTCACTCCAGCCGACAAGTAA
- a CDS encoding TetR/AcrR family transcriptional regulator: MTGETTSAARDDAPTRRRSAGRRVTPERLRRILDAAAAIATESGLAAVTMQAVAKHTGYVRPVVYDCYGTPENILLALIDREGRLLSDDLGVVGGRVRTGGDLVDRLMTYVDSIFTHPGAWQLFTLPTEGVDDTVREAADRVRDGLRQSVARWLQPTVEKRPGPVDVEALSIFVLAAIDGIATTVVDDSGAVDRARIRAFLESLVTAVTLTPARRRTSR; the protein is encoded by the coding sequence ATGACCGGCGAAACCACCTCGGCGGCAAGAGATGACGCGCCCACCCGGCGGCGTTCGGCCGGTCGGCGTGTCACCCCCGAGCGGTTGCGGCGCATACTCGACGCCGCCGCCGCGATTGCCACCGAGTCCGGGCTCGCGGCGGTCACCATGCAGGCTGTCGCGAAACACACCGGGTACGTACGTCCCGTGGTCTACGACTGCTACGGCACTCCCGAGAACATTCTGCTTGCGCTGATCGATCGCGAGGGCCGCCTGCTTTCCGACGATCTCGGTGTTGTCGGCGGTCGTGTCCGAACCGGAGGGGATCTGGTCGACCGGTTGATGACCTATGTCGACAGCATCTTCACCCATCCGGGAGCCTGGCAGCTGTTCACACTGCCGACCGAGGGCGTCGACGACACGGTCCGGGAAGCGGCCGACCGGGTCCGCGACGGCCTGCGACAATCCGTGGCGCGGTGGTTGCAGCCGACCGTCGAGAAGCGACCGGGTCCGGTGGACGTCGAGGCGCTGTCGATCTTCGTGCTCGCCGCGATCGACGGTATCGCCACCACCGTCGTCGACGATTCCGGCGCCGTCGACCGAGCCCGTATTCGCGCCTTCCTCGAGTCTCTGGTCACCGCCGTCACCCTCACCCCGGCGCGACGCCGAACATCCCGCTGA
- a CDS encoding fumarylacetoacetate hydrolase family protein, producing the protein MKLVGIRIGGVDRVGRIDDDRVYPLTSTTEFWSDPYRYTAESETAGKIGLDRTDFEFIPIVPASARVLCIGLNYRAHADEGGFTPPDSPTVFGRWTASLSVGDAPVRVPHGEAGLDWEGEVAAYIGAEFATGDPEQARRAVLGYSTFNDLTARHAQKLTSQWTLGKNADRSGPLGPLVTADEVGDLRTGLSLQTRVNGTVVQDASTASMIFDVGQLISHISQTLTLHPGDIVATGTPSGVGYVRNPPWLLNAGDVVEVEVERLGVLRTPIAAPAPARRASVRGEG; encoded by the coding sequence TTGAAACTGGTAGGAATCAGGATCGGCGGAGTGGATCGCGTCGGCCGGATCGACGACGACCGTGTATATCCGCTGACATCGACAACCGAGTTCTGGAGTGATCCATATCGGTACACAGCCGAATCGGAAACCGCGGGGAAGATCGGCCTCGACCGCACCGATTTCGAATTCATTCCGATCGTCCCCGCCTCGGCACGGGTGCTCTGCATCGGACTGAACTACCGAGCCCACGCCGACGAAGGCGGCTTCACTCCACCGGACTCCCCGACCGTCTTCGGCCGCTGGACCGCCTCCCTGTCCGTCGGCGACGCGCCGGTGCGGGTACCCCACGGCGAGGCGGGCCTCGATTGGGAAGGCGAGGTGGCCGCCTACATAGGCGCCGAGTTCGCCACCGGCGATCCCGAACAGGCACGGCGAGCGGTGCTGGGCTACTCGACGTTCAACGACCTCACCGCCCGGCACGCCCAGAAGCTGACCTCCCAATGGACACTGGGCAAGAACGCCGATCGCAGCGGGCCGCTGGGACCGCTGGTCACCGCCGACGAGGTGGGAGATCTCCGGACGGGGTTGAGCCTGCAGACCCGCGTCAACGGCACCGTGGTGCAGGACGCCTCCACCGCGTCGATGATTTTCGATGTAGGACAACTGATCTCGCACATCTCACAGACGCTGACGCTGCACCCCGGGGACATCGTCGCGACCGGCACCCCGTCGGGCGTCGGCTATGTCCGCAATCCTCCCTGGTTACTGAACGCCGGTGATGTCGTCGAGGTGGAGGTCGAACGTCTCGGTGTCCTGCGCACGCCGATCGCCGCGCCCGCCCCGGCGCGACGAGCATCCGTACGAGGTGAGGGATGA
- a CDS encoding DUF3500 domain-containing protein, producing the protein MNTELYADPETATKLLVIAMGLIDTFDPSQRAAAIIDDFDDPRRLDWDIIPRPDRTGIALHRLDRHQKVLVWDLIRSTVPLAGFTKILAIPQLEHVLRDLEHEFLGPALQTWRSSDAYFLTFFGRPGFEETWTLRFLGHHVCLNITVVDQHWIAATPAALGAQPTLDAGVLTPLADDEGFGFELLASLDEDQLGRAVIHDVAPADFVTRQVPAIGAYEYPDHYDLGMPGYTITDDDRRRLRFARDVADGIPGSELSPDQQAILWQLLDCYLGRLPDRIGDKQRTALRDNGIDDITFAWAGGQAPGVPHYFRVRTDRHLIESVNSVSCGDHLHTVLRDLDNDFGRALLASPDRSTRRGRGHLDTRTVSSAESDPGL; encoded by the coding sequence ATGAACACCGAGTTGTACGCAGATCCGGAAACCGCCACCAAACTTCTCGTCATCGCGATGGGGTTGATCGATACTTTCGACCCATCACAGCGCGCCGCCGCGATCATCGACGACTTCGACGATCCCCGGCGGCTCGATTGGGACATCATCCCGCGTCCCGATCGCACCGGAATCGCGCTGCACCGCCTCGACCGTCATCAGAAGGTGCTGGTGTGGGATCTGATCAGATCGACCGTGCCGCTCGCCGGCTTCACCAAGATCCTCGCCATCCCGCAACTCGAACATGTGCTCCGCGACCTGGAACACGAATTCCTCGGTCCGGCCTTGCAGACGTGGCGGTCTTCGGACGCCTACTTCCTCACGTTTTTCGGTCGGCCGGGGTTCGAGGAGACCTGGACATTGCGTTTTCTGGGGCATCACGTCTGCCTCAACATCACAGTGGTCGATCAGCACTGGATTGCCGCGACACCCGCCGCCCTGGGCGCCCAGCCGACCCTCGACGCCGGCGTCCTGACACCGCTGGCCGACGACGAAGGGTTCGGCTTCGAACTGCTGGCCTCGCTCGACGAGGACCAGCTCGGCCGGGCCGTCATCCACGATGTCGCACCGGCCGATTTCGTCACTCGCCAGGTGCCTGCGATCGGCGCCTACGAATACCCCGATCACTACGACCTCGGAATGCCCGGATACACGATCACCGACGACGACCGCCGCCGGTTGAGGTTCGCGCGCGATGTCGCGGACGGCATCCCCGGATCCGAACTCTCACCCGACCAGCAGGCGATTCTGTGGCAGTTGCTCGACTGCTATCTCGGGCGACTACCGGATCGGATCGGCGACAAGCAACGAACCGCCCTGCGCGACAACGGCATCGACGACATCACCTTCGCCTGGGCCGGAGGACAGGCGCCCGGAGTTCCGCACTATTTCCGCGTCCGGACCGATCGCCATCTCATCGAATCGGTCAATTCGGTGAGTTGCGGCGACCATCTGCACACGGTGCTGCGAGACCTCGACAACGATTTCGGGCGCGCACTGCTCGCCTCACCGGATCGATCGACTCGGCGGGGACGCGGCCACTTGGATACCCGGACGGTGTCGAGCGCCGAGTCCGATCCCGGCCTCTGA
- a CDS encoding TetR/AcrR family transcriptional regulator has translation MPEPTTKRGKSAPRMAPEQRRQQVLDSALSVVVRGGYQAATMQAIAREAGVTRPVVYEFYADRDELLTDLFGREAEKALSVSVGLVPAVLSGTDLESLVERSLTEFLQLVTDAPDTWRLMLMSATGAPESLRYIVQSGRAAILAQIRHNISLLPKPFGAADFDDELLATVAMSGSEAAARMVLDHPAEFPAARLSDVVAWLMGQITIAWST, from the coding sequence GTGCCGGAGCCGACCACCAAGCGTGGAAAGAGCGCTCCGCGAATGGCGCCCGAACAACGACGACAACAGGTTCTCGACTCGGCACTGTCGGTGGTCGTCCGAGGCGGATACCAGGCGGCGACCATGCAGGCGATCGCGCGGGAAGCCGGGGTCACCCGGCCGGTGGTGTACGAATTCTATGCCGACCGGGACGAACTGCTGACCGACCTGTTCGGCCGGGAAGCCGAAAAGGCACTCTCGGTGTCGGTCGGCTTGGTTCCGGCGGTGTTGTCCGGCACCGACCTCGAATCACTGGTCGAGCGATCACTCACCGAATTCCTGCAACTGGTCACCGACGCACCCGATACCTGGCGACTCATGCTGATGTCGGCCACAGGAGCACCGGAGTCTCTGCGCTACATCGTGCAGTCCGGACGTGCCGCCATCCTGGCCCAGATACGGCACAATATCTCGCTTCTCCCGAAACCGTTCGGGGCGGCGGATTTCGACGACGAACTGCTGGCCACGGTGGCGATGTCGGGCAGTGAGGCCGCCGCCAGAATGGTGCTCGACCATCCCGCGGAGTTCCCCGCGGCACGGCTGTCCGATGTCGTCGCATGGCTGATGGGTCAGATAACGATCGCGTGGTCGACATGA